A region from the Kineothrix sp. IPX-CK genome encodes:
- a CDS encoding acyl-CoA dehydratase activase-related protein, whose protein sequence is MSELRYTLGIDIGSTTVKIAILNDAHEILFSDYERHFANIRETLSGLLQKAYDQLGNIELHPMITGSGGLTLSNHLKVPFVQEVIAVSTTLQELAPQTDVAIELGGEDAKIIYFEGGNVEQRMNGICAGGTGSFIDQMASLLQTDASGLNEYAKEYHSLYTIAARCGVFAKSDIQPLINEGATKEDLSASIFQAVVNQTISGLACGKPIRGHVAFLGGPLYFLSELKESFIRTLKLDEDHIVNTEHSHLFAAIGSALNAKEEVFYSMEEMVLKLSSDIKMDFEVERMEPLFENEASYMEFKSRHSVHHVATSDLASYHGNCFLGIDAGSTTTKVALVAEDGSLLYSFYSSNDGSPLKTAIRSIKEIYTLLPEDVNIVRSCSTGYGEALMKAAFLLDDGEVETVAHYYAAAFFDPSVDCILDIGGQDMKCIKIKNQTVDSVQLNEACSAGCGSFIETFAKSLNYSVEDFAQAALFAEHPIDLGTRCTVFMNSKVKQAQKEGAKVADISAGLAYSVIKNALFKVIKVADASELGKHIVVQGGTFYNDAILRGFEKIADCKAIRPDIAGIMGAFGAALIARERYTQDYDTSMLSIEQIEALQFETSMAKCKGCTNNCRLTINKFSGGRQYISGNRCERGLGKTKNEDGIPNLFEYKLKRIFGYEPLPADEAKRGRVGIPRVLNMYENYPFWHMFFTKLGYQVVLSPLSNHNIYSLGIESIPSESECYPAKLAHGHVSWLIHEGVDFIFYPALFYERNEFEEANNHYNCPIVTSYSENIKNNVEEIGRGEAVLRNPFMSFRDVKTISEALIKEFTEIPAGEIIDAVDAGWKEMNQARLDMMKKGEETIKYLEENGRHGIVLAGRPYHIDPEINHGIPELITSYGVAVLTEDSVSHLANPERPLIVSDQWMYHSRLYAAASYVKTREDLDLIQLNSFGCGLDAVTTDQVSDILSGSGKIYTCLKIDEVNNLGAARIRVRSLLSAIRVRDSKKQEREIRSSAIRKVQFTEKMREEYTILCPQMSPIHFEILEPAFRSCGYNFEVLSNDNKHAVDVGLKYVNNDACYPSLMVVGQIMDALLSGKYDLNKVAVIMSQTGGGCRATNYVGFIRRAFEKAGMPQIPVISLNMAGIETNPGFSLNADLLMRAAYGAIFGDIFMRCIYRMRPYEKEPGSVEKVHAKWLKQCQDFVSAKHMNYFKFRKMCRLIVEDFDAIPITEEVKPKVGIVGEILVKFAPAANNHLVELLESEGAEAVVPDLIDFMLYCFYNQIYKAEELGMSKKAAIVSKLGIDGIEFLRASARRAFEKSKHFHPPVSIYKIVNYAKSIVSIGNQTGEGWFLTGEMVELIHGDVNNIVCTQPFGCLPNHVVGKGVIKELRKQYPLSNIVAIDYDPGASEVNQLNRIKLMLSTAQKNLKK, encoded by the coding sequence ATGAGTGAATTACGCTATACTTTGGGAATTGATATCGGTTCAACCACTGTAAAAATAGCTATTTTGAACGATGCCCATGAAATATTGTTTTCAGATTACGAAAGGCATTTTGCAAACATCCGTGAAACTCTGTCAGGCTTATTGCAAAAGGCATACGATCAGCTTGGAAATATCGAGCTGCATCCAATGATCACCGGCTCGGGAGGACTTACCTTATCCAATCATCTGAAGGTTCCCTTCGTACAGGAGGTCATTGCTGTCTCCACCACATTGCAGGAGCTGGCTCCTCAGACCGACGTAGCGATAGAACTGGGCGGAGAGGATGCGAAGATCATTTATTTCGAAGGAGGAAATGTGGAGCAGCGTATGAACGGTATCTGTGCCGGAGGTACCGGCTCCTTTATCGACCAGATGGCGTCTTTATTACAGACGGACGCCTCGGGCCTGAACGAATATGCCAAGGAGTATCATTCCCTATATACCATCGCCGCGAGATGCGGTGTATTTGCCAAATCGGACATTCAGCCTCTCATCAATGAAGGTGCCACCAAAGAGGACCTTTCCGCTTCTATCTTCCAGGCGGTTGTAAACCAGACGATCTCCGGCCTCGCCTGCGGTAAGCCGATCAGGGGACATGTAGCTTTCTTAGGAGGCCCTCTATACTTTCTATCCGAGCTGAAGGAATCCTTTATCCGCACGCTGAAACTGGATGAAGATCACATTGTCAATACAGAACATTCTCATCTTTTTGCCGCTATCGGCTCCGCCTTGAATGCAAAGGAAGAGGTGTTTTACTCCATGGAGGAGATGGTTTTAAAGCTTTCCTCCGACATAAAAATGGACTTCGAAGTGGAACGTATGGAACCGCTTTTTGAAAACGAAGCATCCTACATGGAATTCAAGAGCAGACATTCCGTACATCACGTAGCCACCTCGGATCTGGCATCCTATCATGGAAATTGCTTTCTCGGCATCGATGCCGGAAGCACTACCACCAAAGTGGCTCTCGTAGCCGAAGACGGCTCTCTCCTGTATTCCTTCTACAGCAGTAACGATGGAAGCCCTCTGAAGACGGCAATCCGCTCCATCAAGGAGATTTACACACTGCTGCCTGAGGATGTAAACATCGTGCGCTCCTGTTCTACCGGATACGGAGAGGCGCTGATGAAGGCTGCATTTTTGCTGGATGACGGCGAAGTGGAGACGGTGGCACACTACTATGCCGCTGCCTTTTTCGACCCTTCCGTGGATTGTATTCTCGACATCGGCGGTCAGGACATGAAGTGCATCAAAATCAAAAATCAGACCGTGGACAGCGTACAGCTTAATGAAGCATGCTCTGCGGGCTGCGGCTCATTCATAGAAACCTTCGCGAAATCGCTGAACTACAGCGTAGAGGACTTCGCTCAGGCCGCATTGTTCGCAGAGCACCCTATCGATCTCGGTACCCGTTGTACCGTATTTATGAATTCCAAAGTAAAGCAGGCACAAAAGGAAGGCGCCAAAGTGGCAGACATCTCTGCCGGACTTGCATATTCCGTTATTAAAAACGCACTGTTCAAGGTAATAAAAGTAGCAGACGCTTCGGAACTGGGCAAGCACATCGTGGTACAGGGCGGCACCTTTTATAACGATGCAATCCTTCGAGGCTTTGAGAAAATTGCTGACTGCAAGGCAATTCGTCCCGACATCGCCGGCATCATGGGCGCTTTCGGAGCCGCTCTCATCGCCCGCGAACGCTATACTCAGGACTACGATACCTCCATGCTCTCTATCGAGCAGATAGAAGCGCTCCAATTCGAAACAAGCATGGCGAAATGCAAGGGCTGCACGAACAACTGCCGTCTGACCATTAACAAATTCAGCGGTGGTAGGCAATATATTTCCGGCAACCGCTGCGAACGAGGACTTGGAAAAACAAAAAATGAGGACGGGATCCCCAATCTCTTCGAGTATAAATTAAAAAGAATATTCGGCTACGAGCCCCTTCCTGCCGACGAGGCAAAAAGAGGACGGGTGGGAATTCCAAGAGTACTCAACATGTACGAGAACTATCCGTTCTGGCATATGTTCTTTACGAAGCTGGGCTATCAGGTGGTCCTCTCTCCTCTTTCCAACCACAACATTTATTCTCTCGGCATCGAATCCATTCCAAGTGAATCCGAGTGCTATCCGGCTAAGCTGGCCCACGGCCATGTGAGCTGGCTCATTCACGAGGGTGTGGATTTCATCTTCTATCCCGCTCTTTTTTATGAGCGCAATGAGTTCGAGGAGGCCAACAATCACTATAACTGTCCTATTGTAACCTCTTATTCGGAGAATATAAAAAATAATGTTGAAGAAATCGGACGCGGTGAAGCTGTTTTAAGAAATCCCTTCATGTCCTTCCGCGATGTAAAGACCATATCGGAAGCTTTAATCAAGGAATTTACGGAGATTCCTGCTGGGGAGATTATCGACGCAGTGGATGCCGGATGGAAGGAAATGAATCAGGCAAGGCTCGATATGATGAAAAAGGGCGAAGAAACGATAAAGTATCTGGAAGAAAACGGCAGGCATGGTATCGTCCTTGCCGGGCGTCCTTACCATATCGACCCTGAGATCAACCACGGTATCCCCGAGCTGATTACCTCCTATGGCGTTGCTGTTCTGACAGAGGATTCTGTTTCCCATTTAGCGAACCCGGAGCGTCCCCTCATCGTATCCGACCAGTGGATGTACCATTCAAGATTGTATGCTGCGGCAAGCTATGTAAAAACACGGGAGGATTTGGACCTGATCCAGCTGAATTCCTTCGGCTGCGGTCTGGACGCTGTTACCACCGATCAGGTAAGCGACATCCTTTCCGGTTCGGGTAAGATTTATACCTGCTTAAAAATTGACGAGGTAAACAACCTTGGAGCGGCGAGAATTCGTGTCCGTTCCCTGCTCTCTGCGATCCGTGTCAGAGATAGCAAAAAGCAGGAGCGGGAAATTCGCTCCTCTGCTATCCGTAAGGTTCAGTTTACGGAAAAAATGCGCGAGGAATATACAATTCTCTGCCCCCAAATGTCACCTATTCATTTCGAAATATTAGAACCGGCCTTCAGATCCTGCGGCTATAACTTCGAGGTATTGTCTAACGACAACAAGCATGCCGTAGACGTAGGGCTTAAATATGTAAATAACGACGCTTGTTATCCGTCCCTGATGGTCGTAGGGCAGATTATGGATGCTCTCTTGTCAGGAAAATATGACTTAAATAAAGTAGCTGTCATCATGTCACAAACCGGAGGCGGATGCCGCGCTACCAACTACGTAGGTTTTATACGAAGGGCTTTCGAAAAGGCCGGTATGCCTCAGATTCCTGTTATATCTCTCAACATGGCTGGCATCGAAACCAATCCGGGCTTTAGCCTGAATGCGGATTTGCTTATGCGTGCCGCCTACGGGGCTATCTTCGGGGACATTTTCATGCGCTGCATCTACCGTATGCGTCCTTATGAAAAAGAGCCCGGCTCGGTGGAGAAGGTGCATGCGAAATGGCTGAAGCAGTGTCAGGACTTCGTATCCGCAAAGCATATGAATTATTTTAAATTCAGGAAGATGTGCCGCTTAATCGTGGAGGACTTCGACGCGATTCCCATTACAGAAGAGGTGAAGCCGAAGGTCGGCATCGTAGGCGAGATCCTTGTGAAATTTGCTCCTGCCGCCAACAATCATCTTGTGGAGCTTTTGGAGTCCGAGGGTGCGGAAGCTGTGGTTCCTGATTTGATCGATTTCATGCTTTACTGCTTCTATAACCAAATATATAAAGCGGAGGAACTTGGCATGAGCAAGAAAGCAGCCATCGTTTCCAAACTGGGTATCGACGGCATCGAATTCCTGCGCGCTTCTGCAAGGAGAGCCTTTGAGAAGAGCAAACACTTCCATCCTCCGGTAAGCATATACAAAATCGTGAATTATGCGAAATCTATCGTATCCATCGGCAATCAGACCGGCGAAGGCTGGTTCTTAACCGGCGAAATGGTGGAACTGATACACGGGGATGTTAACAATATCGTATGTACCCAGCCTTTTGGCTGCCTTCCTAACCATGTGGTAGGAAAAGGTGTCATAAAGGAGCTTCGGAAGCAATATCCGCTTTCCAACATCGTTGCCATCGATTATGACCCGGGCGCCAGTGAGGTAAACCAGTTGAACAGAATAAAACTGATGCTTTCCACCGCACAGAAGAACTTAAAAAAATAG
- a CDS encoding cysteine ABC transporter substrate-binding protein — protein MKKKLLGVILTAGLLAGVLAGCGQTQEAASTAAPTAEETAPAAESEAAEEESAAEPVAAESEDASASAQARSLEDIKADGKLVIGVFSDKNPFGYVDANGDVQGYDVYFAKRLALDLFGSEDAVEFVYVEAASRVEYLKSAKVDIILANFTVTDERSEQVDFALPYMKVALGVVSPEGSLITDVEQLQGKTLIVVKGTTAETYFQENYPEINLLKFDEYQEAYDALADGRGDAFSTDNTEVLAWALQNKGFAVGIESIGNLDTIAPAVQKGNTELLNWINEEIEGLAAEQFFHKDFEETLKPVYGDSVDADSLVVEGGIVD, from the coding sequence ATGAAGAAGAAATTATTAGGAGTTATCTTGACGGCAGGTCTGTTAGCAGGTGTACTGGCAGGCTGCGGACAGACACAGGAGGCGGCTTCCACGGCTGCGCCGACAGCGGAAGAAACAGCACCGGCAGCAGAAAGCGAAGCGGCGGAGGAAGAAAGTGCTGCAGAGCCGGTTGCCGCAGAATCGGAAGACGCTTCCGCTTCGGCGCAGGCGAGAAGTTTAGAGGACATTAAAGCGGACGGAAAGCTGGTAATTGGCGTATTCAGTGACAAAAACCCTTTTGGCTACGTAGATGCCAACGGTGATGTACAAGGATATGATGTGTATTTTGCAAAGCGCCTTGCATTGGATCTATTCGGCAGTGAGGATGCGGTAGAATTCGTATATGTAGAGGCAGCCAGCCGCGTTGAGTATTTGAAATCCGCAAAGGTAGACATTATCCTGGCTAACTTTACCGTGACGGATGAAAGAAGCGAGCAGGTAGATTTCGCATTACCTTATATGAAGGTAGCCCTGGGCGTAGTTTCTCCGGAGGGCAGTCTGATAACGGATGTAGAGCAGTTGCAGGGAAAGACGCTTATCGTAGTAAAAGGAACTACGGCAGAAACTTATTTCCAGGAGAACTATCCTGAGATCAATCTTTTGAAATTTGATGAGTATCAGGAAGCGTATGACGCTCTGGCAGACGGAAGAGGAGATGCTTTCTCCACGGATAATACGGAAGTATTGGCTTGGGCTTTGCAGAACAAAGGCTTTGCGGTAGGTATTGAATCTATTGGAAATCTGGATACGATCGCTCCGGCGGTACAGAAGGGCAATACGGAGCTGCTTAACTGGATCAATGAAGAAATTGAGGGCTTGGCAGCAGAGCAGTTCTTCCACAAGGATTTCGAAGAAACCCTGAAGCCGGTATACGGAGACAGCGTGGATGCTGACAGCTTGGTAGTAGAGGGCGGAATTGTAGATTAA
- a CDS encoding amino acid ABC transporter ATP-binding protein: MNEVLQVKHLTKSYEKNEPVLKDINFNLQKGEVVVIVGPSGCGKSTFLRCLNLLEPIDEGSIVLGGETIDRKDKNVHQHRQKIGMVFQSYELFPHLSIMNNILLAPIKVQKRDRKEAEREASALLERVGLSDKKDAFPRQLSGGQKQRVAIVRALIMNPEVLLLDEITAALDPEMVREVLQVVLKLAQEGMTMAIVTHEMEFAKAVADRVIFMDQGVIVEENTAKEFFAYPKTERAKQFLNTFHYEALEI, encoded by the coding sequence ATGAATGAAGTTTTACAGGTAAAGCATTTGACGAAATCATATGAAAAAAACGAGCCGGTTTTGAAGGATATCAATTTTAACCTGCAAAAAGGAGAGGTTGTAGTCATTGTAGGGCCATCGGGATGCGGTAAGAGCACTTTTTTAAGGTGCCTGAATCTGTTGGAACCTATCGATGAGGGAAGTATCGTTCTAGGCGGTGAGACCATAGACAGAAAGGATAAGAACGTTCATCAGCACAGACAGAAAATAGGTATGGTCTTTCAAAGCTATGAATTGTTTCCTCATCTTAGCATTATGAATAACATTCTGCTGGCACCGATAAAGGTACAGAAGAGAGACCGGAAGGAAGCGGAACGGGAGGCATCAGCCCTGTTAGAGAGGGTGGGTCTGTCTGATAAAAAGGATGCGTTCCCAAGGCAGCTGTCCGGCGGGCAGAAGCAGAGAGTTGCCATAGTACGTGCCCTTATCATGAATCCGGAGGTACTGCTTCTGGATGAAATCACCGCGGCGCTGGACCCGGAAATGGTCCGCGAGGTGCTTCAGGTAGTGCTGAAACTGGCACAGGAGGGTATGACGATGGCAATCGTAACCCATGAAATGGAATTTGCAAAGGCGGTGGCGGACAGAGTCATATTTATGGATCAGGGAGTCATCGTAGAGGAGAATACGGCGAAGGAATTTTTCGCCTATCCTAAGACGGAAAGAGCAAAGCAGTTTCTAAATACGTTTCATTATGAAGCGTTAGAAATATAA
- a CDS encoding amino acid ABC transporter permease: MQDLGIQVLFQGRNFIRLWEGLWVTLRIAVIAMALSILLGFLLGMVMTMHNRAVRCITRLYLETVRILPQLVLLFLVYFGAAKHLGINMSGETAAIIVFTFWGTAEMGDLVRGALISTPKHQYESAGGLGMNKLQTYFYVIIPQTIRRLLPPAVNLLTRMIKTTSLVVLIGVVEVVKVGKQIIDASRYQTPTAALWIYGVIFIMYFIVCYPFSRLSLWLEKKYEI, from the coding sequence ATGCAGGATTTGGGGATACAAGTGCTGTTTCAGGGTAGGAATTTTATAAGGCTGTGGGAAGGCTTGTGGGTAACCCTCCGCATCGCGGTAATTGCTATGGCGCTTTCTATTTTGCTTGGTTTCCTTTTAGGAATGGTCATGACGATGCACAATAGGGCGGTGCGATGTATTACGAGGCTTTATCTGGAAACTGTCAGAATCTTACCTCAGTTGGTTCTGCTTTTCCTCGTATATTTCGGCGCGGCGAAGCATTTGGGAATCAACATGTCGGGTGAGACAGCGGCTATTATCGTATTCACTTTTTGGGGCACAGCGGAAATGGGCGATTTGGTGCGAGGCGCTCTCATCTCCACACCGAAACACCAATACGAAAGCGCAGGCGGCTTGGGGATGAATAAGCTGCAGACCTATTTTTATGTAATCATCCCCCAAACGATAAGGAGATTGCTGCCTCCTGCCGTGAATCTGCTTACAAGAATGATAAAGACTACATCTCTGGTGGTGCTCATAGGCGTGGTTGAAGTAGTAAAAGTGGGAAAACAGATCATAGACGCCTCGAGGTATCAGACGCCCACCGCCGCGCTTTGGATATATGGAGTGATATTTATCATGTATTTTATCGTTTGTTATCCGTTTTCGAGGTTGTCGCTATGGCTGGAAAAGAAATACGAAATTTAG
- a CDS encoding amino acid ABC transporter permease, giving the protein MDLEFMRTHLQLYTEAAWLTLRIAAVGILLAFLIGLVTSIVKYLKIPVLTQIANTYIELSRNTPLLIQLFFLYFGLPKLGVVLSSESCGIIGLAFLGGSYMSEAFRSGLDNVAQIQTQSGLSLGFTNSQIFRHIVLPQAVSTSVPLFCANVIFLIKETSVFSAVALADLMFVAKDLIGIYYKTDEALFMLVSAYLVILLPISVLASLIERRVRYAGFGDTSAVSG; this is encoded by the coding sequence ATGGATTTGGAATTTATGAGAACACATTTGCAGCTTTATACCGAGGCGGCGTGGTTGACATTAAGAATAGCTGCTGTGGGAATTCTGCTGGCATTTCTGATCGGTCTGGTAACGAGCATAGTAAAATATTTGAAGATACCGGTACTGACACAGATAGCGAATACTTATATAGAACTGTCGAGAAATACTCCGCTTTTAATACAGCTTTTTTTTCTATATTTTGGCCTTCCCAAGCTGGGAGTGGTGCTTAGCTCAGAAAGCTGCGGGATTATTGGACTGGCGTTTTTAGGAGGCAGCTACATGTCGGAGGCGTTTCGTTCGGGACTAGATAATGTGGCGCAGATACAGACGCAGTCGGGATTAAGTCTGGGTTTTACAAACAGCCAGATATTCCGGCATATCGTACTTCCGCAGGCAGTATCAACCTCTGTTCCTCTGTTTTGTGCCAATGTTATTTTTTTGATAAAAGAAACTTCGGTGTTCAGCGCGGTGGCGCTGGCGGATCTGATGTTTGTCGCAAAGGATTTGATCGGCATTTATTACAAGACGGATGAAGCGTTGTTTATGCTGGTGTCGGCTTATCTGGTGATTCTGCTTCCGATATCCGTCCTTGCATCACTCATAGAAAGGAGAGTGCGCTATGCAGGATTTGGGGATACAAGTGCTGTTTCAGGGTAG
- a CDS encoding HAMP domain-containing sensor histidine kinase: protein MRSLRTQLSLSILLIVLVTVALTSVFSNWFINQEFEDYIARQEQVRSENIVSDLGAQYNGLTRSWNQDFLHTIGMYALYESYILKIYDVDGKLLWDAENHDMSKCWQVMDEISARMEKLKKDGGFVSHTYDIEQGGEKVGSVSVTYYGPFFFSENDFRFIKTLNILLLIIGALAGFFSIVVGSLMARRIARPVTKTAYIAKEISEGNYDIRFESETNTRELNDLVTAINQLADALNEQENLRKRLTTDIAHELRTPLTAVGSHLEAMLEGVWEPTPERLSGCHEEILRLGNLVADLGRLAKVEGDNLKLQKQQTDLLEIAKAAFETLEAEGAKKELTMSVGGESSVISADRSRMLQVMINLLSNAVKYTPEGGSISIQVSDAPGEGCIRVKDNGIGIPEKELALIFERFYRTDKSRSRKTGGAGIGLTIAKSIVAAHGGTITVSSKVNEGSCFTVTIPKK from the coding sequence ATGCGGAGTTTAAGAACCCAGCTGTCTTTATCCATACTGCTGATCGTGTTGGTTACTGTGGCGCTCACCAGTGTATTTTCCAATTGGTTCATCAACCAGGAGTTCGAGGACTACATCGCCAGGCAGGAGCAGGTACGAAGCGAGAATATCGTAAGCGATCTGGGTGCCCAGTACAATGGGCTCACGCGCAGTTGGAATCAGGACTTCCTGCATACCATAGGTATGTATGCTTTATATGAAAGCTATATTTTAAAAATTTATGATGTGGACGGAAAGCTGCTTTGGGATGCGGAGAATCATGACATGTCCAAATGCTGGCAGGTTATGGATGAGATTTCTGCACGAATGGAGAAGCTGAAGAAGGACGGAGGCTTTGTATCCCATACCTATGATATCGAACAGGGCGGGGAGAAGGTGGGCTCTGTTTCCGTTACCTATTACGGACCTTTCTTTTTCAGCGAGAATGACTTCCGCTTCATTAAGACACTAAATATCCTCCTGCTCATAATCGGCGCTCTGGCAGGATTTTTTTCTATTGTGGTGGGAAGTCTGATGGCTCGCCGGATAGCGAGGCCTGTGACGAAGACCGCCTATATCGCCAAGGAGATTTCAGAAGGAAACTACGATATCCGCTTTGAAAGCGAGACGAATACCAGAGAGCTTAACGATTTGGTAACCGCTATCAACCAGCTTGCAGATGCGTTAAATGAACAGGAGAATCTGAGAAAGAGACTGACTACGGATATCGCCCATGAGCTTCGTACTCCTCTTACCGCAGTAGGATCCCATCTGGAGGCAATGCTGGAAGGAGTATGGGAGCCTACGCCGGAACGGCTTTCCGGCTGTCATGAGGAGATACTTCGCCTTGGTAATCTGGTTGCAGATCTGGGGCGCCTGGCCAAGGTGGAGGGAGATAACCTGAAGCTGCAAAAGCAGCAGACAGACCTACTGGAAATTGCTAAGGCGGCCTTCGAAACATTGGAGGCGGAAGGAGCAAAGAAGGAACTTACCATGTCTGTAGGGGGAGAATCCTCTGTGATATCTGCGGATAGAAGCAGAATGCTTCAAGTGATGATAAACCTCTTATCCAACGCCGTTAAATATACGCCGGAGGGCGGAAGTATTTCCATACAAGTGTCGGATGCTCCGGGAGAGGGCTGTATTCGGGTGAAGGATAACGGCATCGGGATTCCGGAGAAGGAGCTGGCTCTCATTTTCGAACGATTTTACCGGACAGACAAGTCACGCAGCCGCAAAACGGGCGGCGCAGGAATCGGCCTGACTATTGCCAAATCTATCGTTGCAGCTCATGGCGGTACGATAACTGTAAGCAGTAAGGTGAATGAAGGAAGCTGTTTTACGGTGACTATTCCAAAAAAATAA
- a CDS encoding response regulator transcription factor — MPGASKNILVVDDEPKILEVISALLESKGFHVFPAESGGKALEIFDRENITLVVLDLMLPDISGEEVCRAIRRKSRVPVLMLTAKAEENDLLYGLEIGADDYITKPFSLKELYARMEAILRRTQNDLMPLNVRNSFHNGDFIVDFEKNFFQKSGHTVSLTPNEIKILSALIKYPGKVFTREELIGIALGSEFEGYDRAIDSHVKNLRQKIEDDPKKPVYVLTVHGLGYKFGGD, encoded by the coding sequence ATGCCGGGCGCGAGCAAAAATATATTGGTTGTAGACGATGAACCTAAGATACTCGAGGTGATTTCCGCACTTTTGGAGAGCAAGGGCTTTCATGTATTTCCCGCCGAGAGCGGCGGGAAGGCCCTCGAGATATTCGATAGGGAGAATATTACGCTGGTAGTTTTGGATTTGATGCTGCCCGATATTTCGGGCGAGGAGGTCTGCAGGGCGATACGAAGGAAGTCGAGAGTACCGGTCCTGATGCTTACTGCCAAGGCGGAAGAGAATGATTTGCTGTATGGCTTGGAAATCGGCGCTGACGATTATATCACCAAGCCTTTCAGCTTAAAGGAATTATATGCGCGCATGGAGGCCATTTTGCGAAGGACGCAGAATGACCTTATGCCGTTAAACGTGAGAAATTCGTTTCATAACGGCGATTTCATTGTGGATTTTGAAAAAAATTTTTTTCAGAAGTCGGGACATACAGTCAGCCTGACGCCCAATGAAATCAAAATATTGTCGGCCCTCATCAAATATCCCGGGAAGGTATTTACCAGAGAAGAACTCATTGGAATTGCATTGGGCAGCGAGTTCGAGGGCTATGACAGGGCTATCGACAGTCATGTCAAAAACCTGCGCCAGAAGATCGAGGATGACCCGAAAAAGCCGGTATATGTCCTGACCGTTCACGGACTGGGCTACAAATTTGGAGGCGATTAG
- the copZ gene encoding copper chaperone CopZ, translating into MEKVILNVDGMSCEHCVKAVNGAVGALPGVSGVVVDLEGKTVAVEFDASKVSVDEIKAEIEDQGYDVVA; encoded by the coding sequence ATGGAAAAAGTGATTTTGAATGTGGATGGTATGTCCTGCGAGCATTGCGTAAAGGCTGTTAACGGCGCGGTAGGCGCTTTGCCGGGTGTATCCGGTGTAGTTGTGGATTTGGAAGGCAAGACGGTAGCGGTAGAATTCGATGCTTCCAAGGTGTCCGTAGATGAAATTAAAGCAGAAATCGAAGACCAGGGCTACGATGTAGTCGCATAA